A window of Candidatus Moraniibacteriota bacterium contains these coding sequences:
- a CDS encoding alpha/beta hydrolase — MKQKRVYIIHGWEGRPEDAWFPWLKSKLEKEGFEVFIPAMPNTEEPTIDEWVNHLLEIVPSPNEDTYFIGHSIGCQAILRYLEKLNNKKIGGAVFVSGWFILKNLETKEEWEIADPWINTPIDFEKVKSATHNFIAVFSDNDPFVPLEENKKLFSEKLNAEIIIEKNKGHFTGEDGVYETPSVLQIFSDILKQGK, encoded by the coding sequence ATGAAACAAAAAAGAGTTTATATCATTCACGGTTGGGAAGGGCGTCCGGAGGATGCCTGGTTTCCGTGGCTTAAAAGTAAACTGGAAAAAGAGGGATTTGAGGTCTTTATTCCGGCTATGCCCAATACGGAAGAACCGACAATTGACGAATGGGTTAATCATCTTTTGGAGATTGTTCCAAGCCCCAATGAAGATACCTATTTCATCGGGCACAGCATTGGCTGCCAGGCGATTCTGAGATATTTGGAAAAATTAAATAACAAAAAAATTGGAGGTGCTGTATTTGTTTCCGGCTGGTTCATACTTAAAAATTTGGAAACCAAAGAGGAATGGGAAATAGCAGATCCCTGGATAAATACTCCCATTGACTTTGAAAAAGTAAAAAGCGCCACTCATAATTTCATTGCCGTATTTTCAGATAATGATCCGTTTGTTCCGTTGGAAGAAAACAAAAAATTATTTTCAGAGAAATTAAACGCTGAAATTATTATTGAAAAGAATAAAGGGCATTTTACAGGTGAAGATGGAGTTTATGAAACGCCATCTGTTCTTCAAATTTTTTCGGATATACTAAAACAAGGTAAATAG
- the rsmH gene encoding 16S rRNA (cytosine(1402)-N(4))-methyltransferase RsmH — MIIHKPVLLKETIDLLDLKPGMIVIDATLGGGGHSMAILEKILPGGKLIAIDQDEKAIAGFKKTLASLKLNLKEESVRLAHNNFANLKDIVFSLKVFEVHGIVADLGISSDQLKDAKRGFSFQQNGPLDMRMNRELKMTAGDIVNTYSERRLENIFRQLGDERHAGLIARKIVQERRRKPIQTTYELVSVIARAVPKSYQHRKIHFATKTFQAIRMEVNQELENLRKFLSQAFEILKSKGRIAVISFHSGEDRLVKEIFRENARGCICPPEFPICRCLKKPVVKIITARPIVPGKKERTENPRSRSAKLRIAEKI, encoded by the coding sequence ATGATTATTCATAAACCCGTTCTCTTAAAAGAAACTATTGACTTACTGGATTTGAAACCGGGTATGATTGTTATCGATGCCACCTTGGGTGGCGGAGGACACAGTATGGCGATCCTGGAAAAAATACTTCCGGGCGGAAAATTGATAGCCATTGATCAGGACGAAAAAGCCATTGCCGGATTTAAAAAGACATTAGCCAGTTTAAAGTTAAACCTAAAGGAAGAAAGCGTAAGGTTGGCTCATAATAATTTTGCCAATCTTAAAGATATTGTTTTTTCTTTGAAAGTTTTTGAAGTTCACGGGATTGTGGCTGATTTAGGAATTTCTTCTGATCAGTTGAAGGATGCCAAAAGAGGATTCAGTTTTCAGCAAAACGGGCCTCTGGACATGCGGATGAATCGTGAATTAAAAATGACGGCTGGTGACATTGTGAATACTTATTCCGAGCGGCGGCTGGAAAATATTTTTAGGCAGTTAGGCGACGAAAGGCATGCAGGTCTAATCGCTAGAAAAATCGTCCAGGAAAGAAGGCGCAAGCCGATTCAGACCACTTACGAATTAGTTAGTGTCATTGCCAGAGCAGTTCCTAAATCATATCAACACAGGAAAATCCACTTTGCCACCAAGACATTTCAAGCCATCCGGATGGAAGTTAATCAAGAATTGGAGAATCTTCGCAAATTTCTTAGCCAAGCATTTGAGATTCTCAAGAGCAAAGGCAGGATCGCGGTTATCTCTTTTCATTCGGGAGAAGATCGCCTTGTCAAGGAAATATTTCGGGAAAATGCGAGGGGATGCATTTGTCCGCCCGAATTTCCAATCTGCCGATGTCTGAAAAAGCCAGTAGTTAAAATTATTACCGCTCGGCCCATAGTGCCGGGAAAAAAAGAGAGAACTGAAAATCCTCGATCTAGAAGTGCCAAGTTAAGGATAGCAGAGAAAATTTAA
- a CDS encoding DUF5652 family protein, whose translation MEKIIFENQWIIWLAILWTFPWKGVALWKSARNGHKVWFVVLLILNTLAILEILYIFVFSKKKEEYLKTESKDTPSQNGNNLIKGL comes from the coding sequence ATGGAAAAAATTATTTTTGAAAATCAGTGGATAATCTGGCTGGCGATTCTTTGGACTTTTCCTTGGAAAGGAGTAGCACTATGGAAATCAGCGCGCAATGGTCATAAGGTCTGGTTTGTTGTGCTTCTGATTCTTAATACCCTGGCAATTCTTGAAATTCTTTATATTTTTGTGTTTAGTAAGAAAAAGGAGGAGTATTTAAAAACGGAATCGAAGGATACGCCTTCCCAGAATGGAAATAATTTAATAAAGGGTTTATAA
- the mraZ gene encoding division/cell wall cluster transcriptional repressor MraZ has product MFIGEYSHTIDPKKRLALPSKFRKELGAKAVVTRGLDKCLFVYPLKTWNELAAKLGTLPVGESGTRSFIRLMLAGATDVDVDRQGRILLPEYLKKYAALKKNIIVAGLFNRLEIWDERSWSSYKQKAEKNTDEIAEQLGKLGVY; this is encoded by the coding sequence ATGTTTATCGGAGAATATAGTCACACGATAGATCCAAAAAAACGACTGGCTCTTCCGTCAAAGTTTCGAAAAGAACTAGGAGCAAAAGCGGTTGTCACCAGGGGGCTGGACAAATGCCTCTTTGTTTATCCTTTGAAAACTTGGAATGAACTGGCGGCAAAGCTCGGAACTCTCCCTGTGGGAGAATCAGGAACGCGCAGTTTTATCCGTCTGATGCTGGCCGGAGCCACGGATGTGGATGTTGACCGGCAAGGAAGAATTCTTCTTCCGGAATATCTCAAGAAATACGCCGCTCTTAAGAAAAACATAATTGTGGCGGGACTTTTCAACCGCTTGGAAATCTGGGATGAGAGATCGTGGAGCTCCTATAAGCAAAAAGCAGAAAAAAACACTGACGAAATAGCCGAACAGCTGGGGAAACTAGGAGTGTATTAA